The Bacteroidota bacterium genome has a window encoding:
- a CDS encoding type IX secretion system membrane protein PorP/SprF, protein MTLRKILLGLVLLLSGLSASGQQDILVSQYMFNHLLLNPGYAGSKDYMMASLLYRKQWVDFKGAPETQIASIHGPVGLTNLGWGVLLSHDKIGVTDRTDAYLNAAYHLKAFGKSKLSLGLRAGGGYYSYKNSDLIVFDPGDPTFAGDRATRFLPNVGAGLYLYGEKYYAGLSVPTIISYDPEKSLSLDLSSGEVVPRQVRHYFATVGTVLEVNPDVVLKPSVLVKYVQNAPVEADFNLNVLLANVLWIGGSYRTQDAIVGLVELQVSKKLRIGYSYDFTTTEMKNYSQGSHEIMIGYDFGYDIMKMKTPRYF, encoded by the coding sequence ATGACGCTACGCAAGATACTCTTAGGCCTGGTGCTGCTGTTGAGCGGCTTATCTGCCTCCGGCCAGCAGGACATCCTTGTCAGCCAGTACATGTTCAACCACCTGTTGCTCAATCCGGGTTATGCCGGCAGCAAGGATTACATGATGGCCAGCCTGCTTTATCGAAAGCAGTGGGTTGACTTCAAGGGCGCGCCCGAGACTCAGATCGCCAGCATTCACGGCCCGGTCGGGTTGACCAACCTGGGATGGGGTGTGTTGCTCAGTCATGACAAGATCGGCGTTACCGATCGCACGGACGCCTACCTGAATGCGGCCTACCATTTGAAAGCGTTCGGGAAGAGTAAGCTGTCGCTTGGACTACGCGCCGGCGGTGGTTACTACTCCTATAAGAACAGTGACCTCATCGTTTTCGATCCGGGTGACCCGACCTTTGCAGGTGATCGAGCAACACGCTTCCTGCCGAACGTCGGTGCCGGTCTCTATCTGTATGGTGAGAAATACTATGCAGGCCTGAGCGTACCGACCATCATCAGTTACGATCCTGAAAAAAGCCTTAGCCTGGACCTCAGCAGTGGGGAAGTAGTGCCGCGTCAGGTACGCCACTACTTCGCGACGGTTGGAACGGTACTGGAAGTGAATCCGGACGTCGTTTTGAAGCCCAGCGTATTGGTTAAATACGTGCAGAACGCTCCTGTGGAAGCCGACTTCAACCTGAATGTCCTGCTGGCAAACGTGCTTTGGATCGGCGGCAGCTACCGTACGCAGGACGCGATCGTAGGCTTGGTGGAGTTGCAGGTGAGCAAGAAACTCCGGATCGGATACAGTTACGATTTCACGACTACGGAAATGAAGAACTATAGCCAGGGCTCCCATGAGATCATGATCGGATATGACTTCGGCTATGATATCATGAAGATGAAAACTCCCCGGTATTTCTAA
- a CDS encoding gliding motility-associated C-terminal domain-containing protein: MKELVRRLILLITIAATASLMPKKASATHLVGSDISYTCLGGNTYRIDLTFYRDCRGSAAPLGVGIEFRSASCNQYFTDTLLLVTGTGNEITYPCPTLVTSCDDPASTIPGIQEYQYSGIITFPMQCADWVISWSYCCRNCDITTMLVASPCLEGTNPGMYIAATLDNLNLSCNSSPRFTNIPVAFLCVGQNFTYNHGVIDPDGDSLVYSLVNPLINATDSIPFLPGYSATNPITSSPAFAINSATGDLTLTPTQIEVGVVSVLVEEYRNGVLIGSVVRDMEIYVRACSNNLPTASGINGGASRDTSVCPGTNLCFNILSNDIDPNQIVTMSWNQGITGATFTVSGFPFPTGQFCWTPSPADVRPTPYTFTVTVTDDACPNVGFQTYSFQVFVNSPLYTATGTDISCNGANDGVATVVPGSGSLTYVWSPGGQTTASISGLAAGTYTVTITDTVTGCVGQSIVTINDPAVLTVATATTNPPCAGSNSGIAVATPAGGTPGFSYSWNTVPPTLNDTATGLAPGTYIVTVTDSRNCTATANATINPSAPAVNVNTVSVTDLQCNGDANGTATVAASGGTPSYTYSWNTVPPQFGTTATGLSGGTYIVTVTDSLGCVGTDTVNIDEPAAIVIAGSSTQSTCGASDGTASASASGGTPFSFGYQYLWSVGGQTTTTITGLAAGAYTVTVTDSNGCTSSLPVTVSDSNILPPIASAIQSVLCNGQTNGIAVAVPQNGTPPFTFSWNTTPVQTNDTAFNLGAGIYAVGITDANGCSSFDTVQITEPAPINLTVLSSDASCYNDSSGIGVVSIVNGGTPNYTYDWQPYGGTNASVTNLIAGNYTVTVTDANGCTGTSAISISEPSQITVTVNSTIEPTCYGGSDGSIDISVSGGTGGFDYFWNPGGATSQDLSSVDAGIYIVTITDDNGCTFQQTVNLNQPSPVNAFAGNDTALCVGNSIQLQATLGAGMTGQWTSSTGASFVNATNPTTVANNLQPGFNSLTWTVTDADGCSGLDELTIFNYTNIAANAGSDTAFCGLGFVQLNATNVAGFSGSWTSAGLTTFDNPVLSNAVATLIDYGTDTLNWTITNGACTTTDYLLITAAEPVNAEAGDYQLVCANDAVLIARGFINGVGIWSVVTGSGNLADPTNDSTSVTDLPVGNTVFLWTITNGPCSAADTVSVDYDNACELELPSGFSPNGDGKNDGYHIKGIEGYPDNVFRVFNRWGNLVYDKEDYVNEDWVGQNNSGDPLPDGTYFVVLEVVGKNLRKSTYVDLRRQ, encoded by the coding sequence ATGAAAGAACTTGTCCGCCGCCTGATCCTGTTGATCACCATTGCCGCAACGGCCAGTCTGATGCCGAAAAAGGCCTCGGCAACGCACCTGGTCGGTTCCGACATCTCCTATACCTGTCTGGGAGGCAACACCTACCGGATCGACCTGACCTTTTACCGTGATTGTCGTGGATCGGCAGCACCGCTCGGAGTGGGTATCGAATTCCGCTCGGCAAGTTGTAATCAGTATTTCACCGATACCTTGTTGCTGGTCACCGGCACCGGTAACGAAATCACCTATCCGTGTCCGACCCTTGTCACGAGTTGTGACGATCCCGCTTCCACCATTCCCGGAATCCAGGAGTATCAGTACAGCGGCATCATCACCTTCCCGATGCAGTGCGCCGATTGGGTGATCAGTTGGTCCTACTGCTGCAGGAACTGCGACATTACAACAATGTTGGTAGCGTCACCTTGTTTGGAAGGAACCAATCCCGGCATGTACATCGCCGCGACGCTCGATAACCTGAACCTTAGTTGCAATTCTTCTCCGCGCTTTACCAACATTCCTGTAGCTTTTCTATGTGTCGGACAGAATTTCACTTATAACCACGGGGTGATCGATCCCGATGGCGATTCGTTGGTTTACAGCCTGGTGAACCCCCTCATCAACGCTACCGACTCCATTCCATTTTTACCCGGCTACTCGGCTACGAATCCGATCACGTCTTCTCCTGCATTTGCCATCAACAGCGCCACCGGTGATTTGACTTTGACGCCTACTCAAATAGAAGTAGGGGTCGTTTCCGTGCTGGTAGAAGAATACCGCAACGGGGTGCTGATCGGTAGCGTCGTTCGTGACATGGAGATCTACGTGCGCGCCTGCAGCAACAACCTGCCAACCGCCAGCGGCATCAATGGGGGAGCGTCCCGTGACACTTCGGTGTGTCCAGGCACCAACCTGTGCTTCAATATCCTGTCGAACGACATCGACCCGAATCAGATCGTGACGATGAGTTGGAACCAGGGAATTACCGGTGCCACCTTTACCGTCAGCGGATTTCCTTTCCCGACCGGTCAGTTCTGCTGGACTCCCTCACCGGCCGATGTTCGTCCGACTCCCTATACGTTCACGGTAACGGTGACCGATGACGCTTGTCCGAACGTGGGTTTCCAAACGTACTCGTTCCAGGTTTTCGTTAACTCGCCACTCTATACGGCGACCGGAACGGATATTTCCTGTAACGGAGCCAATGACGGCGTCGCGACCGTAGTGCCCGGTTCCGGATCCCTGACCTATGTATGGTCGCCCGGTGGCCAGACGACCGCGAGCATCTCCGGCCTTGCTGCCGGTACCTATACGGTTACCATCACCGATACGGTAACCGGCTGCGTGGGTCAGTCTATTGTCACCATCAATGATCCCGCGGTGCTGACCGTGGCAACTGCTACGACCAATCCTCCGTGTGCAGGGTCAAACAGTGGTATCGCCGTTGCTACTCCAGCCGGTGGCACTCCCGGCTTCTCCTATTCCTGGAATACGGTTCCCCCGACGCTCAACGATACTGCCACCGGCCTGGCTCCCGGTACCTACATCGTCACGGTGACCGACAGCCGAAATTGTACGGCCACCGCCAATGCCACGATCAATCCTTCCGCACCGGCGGTGAATGTCAATACGGTTTCCGTTACCGATCTTCAGTGTAACGGTGACGCCAACGGAACCGCCACAGTCGCTGCAAGCGGTGGAACTCCTTCCTATACGTATAGCTGGAATACCGTGCCTCCTCAATTCGGAACAACGGCAACCGGGCTTTCGGGAGGCACCTATATCGTGACGGTGACCGACAGCCTTGGATGTGTCGGAACCGATACTGTGAACATCGATGAACCGGCAGCCATTGTCATTGCGGGTTCTTCCACGCAATCCACCTGCGGCGCGTCTGACGGAACGGCCAGCGCGTCGGCCAGTGGTGGAACTCCGTTCTCTTTTGGTTACCAATACCTCTGGTCGGTCGGGGGGCAGACAACCACCACGATCACGGGTCTGGCCGCCGGTGCTTATACAGTTACTGTAACGGATTCCAACGGCTGTACCAGTTCACTGCCGGTAACCGTTTCGGATAGCAACATACTACCGCCCATCGCCAGCGCGATTCAATCGGTTTTGTGTAACGGTCAGACCAACGGTATCGCGGTAGCGGTCCCCCAGAATGGCACACCGCCCTTTACCTTCTCATGGAATACGACACCCGTACAAACCAATGATACGGCCTTCAACCTGGGCGCAGGTATTTATGCTGTCGGTATCACGGATGCCAATGGGTGTTCCTCTTTCGATACGGTGCAAATCACAGAGCCGGCGCCGATCAACCTGACCGTGCTTTCGTCGGATGCATCCTGTTATAATGACAGCAGTGGCATCGGTGTTGTCTCCATCGTGAATGGCGGCACACCGAATTACACCTACGACTGGCAACCTTATGGCGGCACGAATGCCTCCGTTACCAACCTGATCGCCGGCAATTACACGGTCACCGTCACCGATGCCAACGGTTGCACCGGTACCAGTGCCATCAGCATCAGCGAGCCCAGCCAGATCACCGTGACCGTCAACAGCACCATCGAGCCTACCTGTTACGGAGGGTCGGATGGCTCGATTGATATTTCCGTAAGCGGCGGCACCGGTGGCTTTGATTATTTCTGGAATCCCGGCGGAGCCACCTCTCAGGATCTGAGCTCGGTCGATGCCGGTATCTATATCGTGACGATCACCGACGATAACGGCTGCACCTTCCAGCAAACAGTCAACCTGAATCAGCCTTCGCCGGTGAACGCCTTCGCGGGCAATGATACCGCCTTGTGTGTAGGGAACAGCATTCAGTTGCAAGCGACCTTAGGTGCCGGTATGACCGGTCAGTGGACATCCTCAACCGGCGCATCCTTTGTCAATGCCACCAACCCGACCACCGTCGCCAATAATCTGCAGCCCGGCTTCAACAGCCTGACCTGGACCGTGACGGACGCCGACGGTTGTTCCGGCCTGGATGAACTGACCATCTTCAACTATACGAACATCGCCGCCAACGCCGGCAGTGACACGGCTTTCTGCGGACTGGGTTTTGTGCAGTTGAATGCCACGAATGTGGCGGGCTTTAGCGGAAGCTGGACATCAGCCGGTCTCACCACCTTCGACAATCCCGTATTGTCCAACGCCGTAGCCACCCTGATCGATTACGGTACCGATACCCTGAACTGGACGATCACCAACGGCGCTTGTACCACCACGGACTACCTGCTGATTACGGCAGCGGAGCCGGTGAATGCGGAAGCGGGAGACTATCAACTCGTTTGCGCGAATGATGCCGTGCTGATCGCCCGCGGTTTCATCAATGGAGTAGGCATATGGTCGGTCGTAACCGGAAGCGGCAATCTCGCTGATCCGACGAACGACTCGACATCCGTCACGGACCTGCCGGTCGGTAATACCGTATTTCTCTGGACCATCACCAACGGTCCGTGTTCTGCTGCCGATACCGTTAGCGTGGATTATGACAATGCCTGTGAATTGGAACTTCCGAGCGGCTTCTCACCCAATGGTGATGGAAAGAACGACGGGTATCATATCAAAGGTATCGAAGGCTATCCGGACAACGTATTCCGGGTGTTCAATCGCTGGGGCAACCTGGTCTATGACAAGGAAGATTACGTAAACGAAGATTGGGTTGGACAAAACAATAGCGGCGACCCGCTGCCGGACGGCACTTACTTCGTCGTCCTGGAAGTAGTTGGGAAGAACCTGCGGAAGAGCACCTACGTCGATCTGCGCAGACAATAA
- the cphA gene encoding cyanophycin synthetase, whose amino-acid sequence MKIQDIRVMRGPNYWSIRRHKLIVMKLDIEELEDLPTNKISGFAERMEKMFPSMYSHECSEGHAGGFFKRVREGTWMGHVVEHIALEIQTLAGMDVGFGRTRSTGQHGVYNVVFNYMEEKVGIYAAKAAVRICDALYKGETYDLADDIQRMREIREDERLGPSTGSIVDEAIKRKIPWIRLNRHSLVQLGYGKNQRRIQATVASTTSSIAVEVACDKEETKNLLENASIPVPRGRVVYDEEDLRTAIDRVGFPIVVKPVGGNHGRGATINVQDMDAAIEALALAKRVSRGVIVERFITGYDHRLLVIDYKFVAAAKRTPAMVTGDGKHTIRELIDITNSDPRRGYGHEKVLTMIKVDDTTATMIEEKGYTLDTVLKAGEELHLKRTANLSTGGTSTDVTEVVHPYNVFMAERIARIIGLDICGIDIMTPDIRVPLHENGGAVLEVNAGPGFRMHIAPAEGLPRNVAEPVIDMLYPPGSTARIPIISVTGTNGKTTTTRLIAHIVKTMGHKVGFTTTDGIYIQNRMVEQGDCTGPLSAEFVLKDPTVDFAVLECARGGILKSGLGFHNCDVGIVTNVSADHLGLKDINTIEEMARVKGVVAESVLPEGYAILNADDDLVYEMRKTVSCNVALFSLDEKNPRIQKHTERGGIAAIVENGYITICKGTWKIRVDKVINIPLTFSGKAVFMIQNILPAVLAGFVRGFKVEDIRLALETFIPSPTQTPGRMNLFQFKKFDVMVDYAHNPAGFQAIARFLERIEARPKVGIIAGVGDRRDEDIVSLGELAAQMFDEVIIRQDKNLRGRSEQEIIDLMMKGIHSVDASKPVKVMPKESLAIDYAIKHAKKGSFITICSDVVPDALDQIMKYKEEEDHFEIHKEDIPNAVS is encoded by the coding sequence ATGAAGATACAGGACATTCGCGTGATGCGCGGGCCAAACTACTGGTCCATTCGACGTCACAAATTGATTGTGATGAAGCTGGACATTGAAGAGTTGGAGGATTTGCCGACGAACAAGATCAGCGGCTTTGCGGAACGTATGGAGAAGATGTTTCCTTCCATGTATTCACACGAATGTTCGGAAGGGCATGCAGGCGGATTCTTCAAACGCGTGCGCGAAGGAACGTGGATGGGCCACGTGGTGGAGCATATCGCACTCGAGATCCAAACGCTGGCAGGCATGGATGTCGGCTTCGGACGCACACGCAGTACCGGCCAGCATGGTGTATACAATGTCGTGTTCAACTACATGGAAGAAAAAGTCGGGATCTATGCCGCGAAGGCGGCAGTACGGATATGCGACGCGCTGTACAAAGGCGAAACCTATGACCTGGCCGACGATATCCAGCGCATGCGTGAGATCCGCGAAGACGAACGACTTGGACCTTCTACCGGCTCCATCGTCGACGAAGCCATCAAACGCAAGATTCCGTGGATCCGCCTCAATCGGCATTCCCTGGTGCAACTCGGTTATGGAAAGAATCAGCGCCGCATCCAGGCGACGGTCGCCAGTACGACGAGTAGTATTGCAGTAGAGGTGGCATGTGATAAGGAAGAGACCAAGAACCTCCTGGAGAATGCTTCCATCCCGGTTCCGCGTGGCCGTGTCGTGTACGATGAAGAAGATCTGCGTACTGCGATCGACCGTGTCGGTTTCCCGATCGTCGTGAAACCGGTCGGCGGGAACCATGGACGTGGCGCAACCATCAATGTCCAGGATATGGATGCGGCGATCGAAGCACTCGCGCTGGCAAAGCGTGTTTCGCGCGGAGTCATTGTCGAGCGTTTCATTACCGGTTACGATCACCGCTTGCTGGTCATCGATTACAAGTTCGTCGCGGCGGCCAAGCGTACACCCGCCATGGTGACCGGCGATGGCAAGCACACCATTCGCGAACTGATCGACATCACGAACAGCGATCCCCGGCGCGGATATGGTCACGAGAAAGTGTTGACCATGATAAAGGTTGACGACACCACCGCGACCATGATCGAGGAGAAGGGTTATACACTCGACACGGTGCTCAAAGCCGGCGAAGAACTGCACCTCAAGCGTACCGCCAACCTCAGTACGGGCGGCACGTCCACCGATGTGACCGAAGTCGTGCATCCGTACAATGTCTTCATGGCGGAGCGGATCGCGCGGATCATCGGACTCGACATTTGCGGGATCGATATCATGACGCCCGATATCCGAGTGCCCTTGCACGAGAATGGCGGAGCCGTGTTGGAAGTGAATGCCGGCCCGGGATTCCGCATGCACATCGCCCCGGCCGAAGGGCTCCCGCGCAACGTAGCCGAACCGGTGATCGACATGCTCTATCCTCCCGGCAGCACCGCGCGCATCCCGATCATTTCGGTTACCGGCACCAACGGTAAGACCACGACCACGCGCCTCATTGCGCACATCGTGAAGACGATGGGGCATAAGGTCGGCTTCACCACGACCGACGGCATTTACATTCAGAACCGCATGGTGGAGCAGGGGGATTGCACCGGACCGCTCAGCGCGGAATTCGTCCTAAAAGATCCGACGGTTGATTTCGCGGTCCTCGAATGCGCGCGCGGTGGTATCCTGAAATCCGGTCTTGGTTTCCACAACTGCGATGTGGGCATTGTGACCAATGTCAGCGCCGATCACCTGGGGCTGAAAGACATCAACACCATCGAAGAGATGGCACGGGTGAAAGGTGTCGTAGCCGAAAGCGTATTGCCGGAAGGTTATGCCATCCTCAACGCCGACGACGACCTGGTGTATGAGATGCGGAAGACGGTCAGTTGCAATGTCGCGCTCTTTTCGCTTGACGAAAAGAATCCCCGCATCCAGAAGCATACTGAGCGTGGCGGCATTGCCGCCATCGTAGAGAACGGTTATATCACGATTTGCAAAGGCACCTGGAAGATCCGGGTCGACAAGGTGATCAATATTCCGTTGACCTTTTCGGGGAAAGCCGTCTTCATGATCCAAAACATCTTACCGGCCGTGTTGGCGGGATTCGTTCGGGGCTTCAAGGTGGAAGATATCCGTTTGGCGTTGGAGACCTTCATCCCGTCGCCGACACAAACTCCGGGCCGTATGAACCTGTTCCAGTTCAAGAAGTTCGACGTCATGGTCGACTACGCGCACAACCCGGCCGGATTCCAGGCCATCGCACGCTTCCTGGAGCGGATCGAAGCCAGGCCGAAAGTCGGCATCATCGCCGGCGTCGGCGACCGCCGCGACGAGGATATCGTCTCGCTTGGTGAATTGGCGGCTCAGATGTTTGACGAAGTCATCATCCGGCAGGATAAGAACCTGCGCGGCAGAAGTGAACAGGAGATCATTGATTTGATGATGAAGGGCATTCATTCCGTCGATGCTTCCAAGCCCGTCAAGGTCATGCCGAAGGAATCCCTGGCGATCGACTATGCGATCAAGCATGCAAAGAAGGGGTCTTTCATTACCATCTGCAGTGATGTTGTGCCGGACGCATTGGATCAGATCATGAAGTACAAGGAAGAAGAGGATCACTTCGAGATCCACAAGGAGGATATTCCGAACGCGGTTTCCTAA
- a CDS encoding cyanophycinase codes for MMIPKGKLISIGGNEDKGTEPEPLFTQKNNLNFFELQILSRIMHECGGHDAHIEVITSASSIPEEVGQNYLDAFGKLHCTNVRIMDIRNREDAQNPEMIERIRNCDGVMFSGGNQLRLSSIFGGTQFLEIITERYFHEDGFVIAGTSAGAMAMSNTMIYQGSSSEALLKGEVKITTGLAFMRDVIIDSHFVKRGRFGRLTQAVAANPSCIGIGLGEDTGVLVTEGRYMEAIGSGLVIIIDGHHIRHTNIADLKEGSPISIENIIVHVLAKGNCFDLKERKFYVEGVTQNR; via the coding sequence ATGATGATTCCGAAGGGTAAACTGATCTCCATCGGCGGGAACGAAGACAAGGGGACAGAACCCGAACCACTTTTCACCCAAAAGAACAACCTCAATTTCTTCGAACTGCAGATCCTTTCCAGGATCATGCACGAGTGCGGCGGCCATGACGCGCACATCGAGGTGATCACCAGCGCTTCCTCCATCCCGGAAGAAGTCGGACAAAACTACCTCGACGCCTTCGGCAAGTTGCATTGTACGAATGTCCGCATCATGGACATCCGCAATCGGGAAGACGCTCAGAACCCGGAGATGATCGAGCGCATCCGCAACTGCGACGGAGTCATGTTCAGCGGCGGAAACCAGCTTCGCCTCTCCTCCATCTTCGGCGGAACCCAGTTCCTGGAGATCATCACGGAGCGCTACTTCCACGAGGACGGTTTCGTCATCGCCGGCACGAGTGCAGGCGCCATGGCCATGTCGAATACGATGATTTACCAGGGCAGCAGCTCCGAAGCGCTCCTGAAAGGCGAAGTGAAGATCACGACCGGCCTTGCCTTCATGCGCGACGTGATCATCGATTCACACTTCGTAAAGCGCGGTCGATTCGGACGCCTGACTCAGGCTGTGGCGGCCAACCCATCCTGCATCGGGATCGGGCTTGGCGAGGACACCGGCGTACTGGTCACCGAAGGTCGCTACATGGAAGCGATCGGATCGGGCCTGGTCATCATCATCGACGGACACCACATCCGTCACACCAACATTGCCGACCTGAAGGAAGGCTCCCCCATCTCCATTGAGAACATCATCGTTCACGTCCTTGCCAAAGGCAACTGCTTCGATCTGAAGGAGCGGAAGTTTTATGTGGAGGGTGTGACGCAGAATAGGTAA
- a CDS encoding T9SS type A sorting domain-containing protein, which produces MMIGLGAAAQVPTNGLRGYWPFNGNADDESGNGNNGILINGPTPEQDRFGRASSAYYFDGLDDFILVNDASSLNPSAEISLCAWFKGDFFTGDGYSPLLAKGYTSHTAPYYQYKLGAGADYNNSWFIGSSLAINGNESRASTPNNYWTPGDWYFVVATYDGSRHKFYVNNQLIVDQAASGPLSTYGQEMYFGNNTTSDDFFQGVIDDIRIYDRALDSSEVAALYYEELCFDHVTVTDTLIINANLTSFRPVTYQNSIRVYPNPGRDHITIDCGSNYGTMNGYSLRIDNTMGQTVFTSTITMQSYYLDLNTWTGNGVYFIYLINAQGNVVDVRSIVIQ; this is translated from the coding sequence ATGATGATCGGGCTGGGAGCAGCTGCTCAGGTCCCGACAAATGGCCTCCGAGGTTATTGGCCTTTTAACGGGAATGCAGATGATGAAAGTGGCAATGGTAATAACGGTATATTGATTAATGGCCCGACGCCTGAACAGGATCGGTTTGGCCGGGCTTCCAGCGCCTATTACTTTGATGGTCTTGATGACTTCATTCTGGTAAATGATGCTTCATCACTTAATCCCTCGGCCGAAATCTCTTTGTGCGCCTGGTTTAAAGGTGATTTTTTTACCGGCGATGGTTACAGCCCTTTGTTAGCTAAAGGATATACCTCGCATACTGCACCCTATTATCAGTATAAGTTGGGGGCAGGAGCTGATTATAATAATTCGTGGTTCATAGGCTCGTCACTGGCAATTAATGGAAATGAAAGTAGAGCAAGTACGCCGAATAACTATTGGACACCGGGCGACTGGTATTTTGTTGTAGCTACGTATGATGGTTCAAGGCATAAGTTCTATGTCAATAACCAGTTGATCGTCGATCAAGCGGCTTCCGGGCCACTTAGTACATACGGCCAAGAGATGTATTTTGGAAATAATACTACATCGGATGACTTCTTCCAGGGAGTTATTGATGATATCCGAATTTACGACCGTGCCCTGGATTCTTCTGAAGTGGCGGCGCTTTATTATGAAGAACTCTGTTTCGATCACGTAACGGTAACCGATACACTCATCATCAATGCGAACCTGACCTCCTTCCGTCCGGTAACGTATCAGAATTCAATCCGGGTTTACCCGAATCCAGGCCGTGATCATATCACGATTGATTGTGGATCAAATTATGGTACGATGAATGGCTATTCACTGCGAATCGATAATACGATGGGTCAGACGGTCTTCACCAGCACGATTACCATGCAATCCTATTACCTTGACTTGAACACGTGGACAGGTAATGGTGTTTACTTCATCTATCTGATCAATGCACAAGGCAACGTGGTCGATGTGCGAAGCATTGTCATACAATAA